The Pseudomonas kermanshahensis genome contains a region encoding:
- the argA gene encoding amino-acid N-acetyltransferase: MPDYVNWLRHASPYINAHRDCTFVVMLPGDGVDHPNFGNIVHDLVLLHSLGVRLVLVHGSRPQIESRLADRGLTPHYHRGMRITDAATLDCVIDAVGALRLAIEARLSMDIAASPMQGSRLRVASGNLVTARPIGVLEGVDYHHTGEVRRVDRKGISRLLDERSIVLLSPLGYSPTGEIFNLACEDVATRAAIELGADKLLLFGAEPGLLDEQGKLVRELRPQQVAPHLLRLGSDYQGELLDAAAEACKGGVARSHIVSYAEDGALLTELFTRGGGGTLVSQEQFEVVREATIEDVGGLLELISPLEEQGILVRRSREVLEREIEQFSVVEREGMIIACAALYPIADSEAGELACLAVNPEYRHGGRGDELLERIESRARQMGLNTLFVLTTRTAHWFRERGFAPSGVERLPAARASLYNYQRNSKIFEKSL; encoded by the coding sequence ATGCCCGATTACGTCAACTGGCTGCGTCATGCTTCCCCGTACATCAATGCCCATCGCGACTGCACGTTTGTAGTCATGCTCCCTGGCGATGGGGTGGACCACCCTAATTTCGGCAACATCGTCCACGACCTGGTGCTGTTGCACAGCCTGGGCGTGCGGCTGGTGCTGGTGCATGGCTCGCGCCCACAGATCGAGAGCCGCCTGGCCGACCGTGGCCTGACCCCGCACTACCACCGTGGCATGCGCATCACCGATGCGGCGACCCTGGATTGTGTGATCGATGCCGTGGGTGCCTTGCGCCTGGCCATCGAAGCACGCCTGTCGATGGACATCGCCGCCTCGCCGATGCAGGGCTCGCGCCTGCGCGTGGCGTCCGGCAACCTGGTCACGGCGCGGCCGATCGGTGTGCTCGAGGGTGTGGACTACCACCACACCGGCGAAGTGCGCCGGGTCGACCGCAAAGGCATCAGCCGCCTGCTCGACGAGCGTTCCATCGTATTGCTGTCGCCGTTGGGTTATTCGCCCACAGGCGAAATTTTCAACCTGGCTTGCGAAGACGTGGCCACCCGCGCGGCCATCGAGCTGGGTGCCGACAAGTTGCTGTTGTTCGGCGCCGAACCGGGCCTGCTGGATGAGCAGGGCAAGCTGGTGCGTGAGCTGCGGCCACAACAGGTGGCGCCGCATTTGCTGCGCCTGGGCAGCGACTACCAGGGCGAATTGCTGGATGCGGCCGCCGAGGCCTGCAAGGGCGGCGTGGCGCGTAGCCATATCGTCAGTTATGCCGAAGACGGCGCGCTGCTGACCGAGCTGTTCACCCGCGGTGGCGGCGGCACGCTGGTGTCGCAGGAGCAGTTCGAAGTCGTGCGTGAGGCGACCATCGAGGATGTGGGCGGCCTGTTGGAGCTGATCAGCCCGCTGGAAGAGCAGGGCATCTTGGTGCGCCGTTCGCGCGAGGTGCTGGAGCGGGAAATCGAGCAGTTCAGTGTGGTCGAGCGCGAGGGCATGATCATCGCGTGCGCAGCGCTGTACCCGATTGCCGATTCCGAGGCGGGGGAGCTGGCGTGCCTGGCGGTGAACCCGGAGTACCGGCATGGCGGGCGGGGCGATGAGTTGCTGGAGCGCATCGAGAGCCGTGCGCGGCAGATGGGGCTGAATACGTTGTTCGTGCTGACTACGCGGACTGCGCACTGGTTCCGTGAGCGGGGCTTTGCGCCCAGTGGCGTGGAGCGGCTGCCGGCGGCGCGGGCATCGCTGTACAACTACCAGCGCAACTCCAAGATTTTCGAGAAGTCCTTGTAA